A single genomic interval of Adhaeribacter pallidiroseus harbors:
- a CDS encoding FlgD immunoglobulin-like domain containing protein: protein MMHPTSRNSFFLPFLSLLILFCGVFLFAKNTLLPSKDAKLASYYIHRIKKKVKSAIGSEEDPDARARYEFERLRNPFTNQIPENIRAKELSFSAKLPRNAALLRAKNVNPAARTLIADWNQRGPFNVGGRTRALAIDVANESIILAGGVSGGMWRSTDNGTTWVKTTEPTMLHSVTALAQDTRPGKTTTWYHASGELEGNSAAAPSANYRGNGIYKSTDNGASWQILPSTQTTNATTFNNVFQWNWRLATNSANTNQDELYAATIGGIQRSIDGGATWTNALGTNSAVQSNDYARYTDIAISSQGIRYATMSEVTTDGTGSSPEKGIFRSVNGTDWTDITPANFPANFERIVLDIAPANENVVYFLAHTPGFGKFNTSIWKYTYVSGNGSGAGGTWENRSAGVPDFRTDIGDYDSQGNYNMLIKVKPDNLNQVFIGGTNLYLSANGFATGGQTRWVGGYLEDVNPYPNHHPDQHVLTFYPSNPNRLLSGHDGGLSRANNINTTDSIRYEDLNRGYITTQAHGIAINLNERNNEILGGFQDNGSWVTQVPEANAEWSDLLFGDGSFAAIATNSWLVSAQEGYIIRYAFNNNQFQGYAQINPIGVEGFDFINPYLLDPNNQYVMYLPKGDSLYRNSDISAIPVSTGDLNTQTPNWRVINTLDASLARRITAVAVSKQPADIVYFGTENGKLFKLTNPAAANPTRTTITGTNFPPGYIACITVNPNDANEVIVTFSNYGVISLFQTKDGGTTWAAVAGNLEQNPDGTGNGPSTRWVTILPSTNADGQTKYFVGTSTGLYATANLQGAQTVWLKEGQTTIGDVPVDMVLSRAVDNLVAVGTHGNGVYTVNYNIDIENPASADQVVVRAYPSPFSSTNPVNIEYTIPQASRVTIKIYDVAGRLVATLFDESKQPGNNVVQWNGQSPGGGRVHSGIYLYTVATASDLQSGRILYLGE, encoded by the coding sequence ATGATGCATCCAACCTCCCGAAATTCTTTTTTCCTGCCTTTTCTTTCTTTGCTCATTCTTTTTTGCGGCGTATTCCTGTTTGCTAAAAACACCTTATTACCCAGTAAAGATGCCAAACTAGCTTCTTATTATATTCACCGGATTAAGAAAAAGGTGAAATCGGCCATTGGTTCCGAAGAAGACCCGGATGCCCGGGCCCGGTATGAATTTGAGCGGTTACGGAATCCGTTTACAAACCAAATTCCGGAAAACATTCGCGCCAAAGAACTTAGCTTTTCGGCCAAATTACCCCGGAATGCAGCCTTGTTACGCGCTAAAAATGTAAATCCGGCTGCCCGTACTTTAATAGCCGACTGGAACCAGCGGGGTCCTTTTAATGTGGGGGGCCGTACCCGCGCCTTAGCTATTGACGTAGCAAACGAAAGTATTATTCTGGCCGGTGGCGTATCGGGAGGCATGTGGCGCTCTACGGATAACGGAACTACCTGGGTAAAAACTACGGAACCCACTATGCTGCACAGTGTAACAGCCTTAGCCCAGGATACCCGGCCCGGTAAAACAACTACCTGGTACCATGCCAGCGGTGAATTAGAAGGAAACTCGGCGGCGGCACCCAGCGCCAACTATCGCGGCAATGGTATTTATAAGTCTACGGATAATGGTGCTTCGTGGCAGATTTTACCGTCTACGCAAACTACCAATGCTACCACCTTTAATAATGTTTTTCAATGGAATTGGCGTCTGGCAACGAACTCGGCTAATACCAACCAGGATGAACTCTACGCCGCTACCATTGGCGGTATTCAACGGTCTATTGACGGCGGAGCCACCTGGACCAACGCTTTAGGTACCAACAGTGCGGTGCAAAGTAATGATTACGCGCGCTACACCGATATTGCCATTAGCAGCCAGGGAATACGATATGCGACCATGAGCGAAGTAACTACGGATGGTACCGGCAGTTCGCCGGAGAAAGGTATTTTTCGTTCCGTTAACGGTACGGATTGGACCGATATTACGCCCGCTAACTTTCCGGCTAATTTCGAGCGCATTGTGTTGGATATTGCGCCAGCTAACGAAAACGTGGTTTATTTTCTGGCGCATACGCCTGGCTTTGGTAAGTTTAATACTAGTATCTGGAAGTATACCTATGTATCGGGTAACGGCAGCGGGGCCGGTGGAACCTGGGAAAACCGGTCGGCTGGCGTGCCTGATTTCCGGACCGATATTGGCGATTACGATTCGCAGGGAAATTATAACATGCTGATTAAAGTTAAACCTGATAATCTTAACCAAGTGTTTATTGGCGGTACTAATCTGTATTTGTCTGCAAATGGTTTTGCAACCGGCGGGCAAACCCGCTGGGTAGGGGGGTACCTGGAAGATGTAAATCCGTATCCGAATCACCATCCCGACCAGCATGTACTAACTTTTTACCCATCTAACCCCAACCGCCTGTTATCCGGGCACGATGGCGGATTGAGCCGGGCGAATAATATTAACACCACCGATTCTATCCGCTACGAAGATCTGAATCGGGGTTACATTACTACCCAGGCGCACGGGATTGCCATTAATTTAAACGAACGGAATAACGAAATTTTAGGGGGATTTCAGGATAATGGTTCCTGGGTAACGCAAGTACCGGAAGCCAATGCCGAATGGAGCGATTTGTTGTTTGGCGATGGAAGTTTTGCGGCCATTGCTACGAACTCCTGGCTGGTTTCGGCCCAGGAAGGATACATAATCCGGTATGCTTTTAACAATAACCAGTTTCAAGGGTATGCCCAAATAAATCCCATCGGGGTAGAAGGTTTTGATTTTATTAATCCGTACCTGCTCGATCCGAACAATCAGTATGTGATGTACTTGCCCAAAGGCGATTCTTTGTACCGGAACAGTGATATTTCGGCTATTCCGGTTTCTACCGGCGATTTAAACACCCAAACCCCTAACTGGCGGGTAATTAACACCCTAGATGCTTCCCTGGCCCGACGGATTACGGCGGTAGCCGTAAGCAAGCAACCCGCCGATATTGTTTATTTTGGAACGGAGAACGGCAAATTATTTAAGCTTACCAACCCGGCCGCCGCAAACCCCACCCGAACCACCATTACCGGAACTAATTTCCCGCCGGGGTATATTGCCTGTATTACCGTTAACCCCAACGATGCCAACGAGGTAATAGTTACTTTTTCGAACTACGGGGTAATTAGCTTATTTCAAACCAAAGATGGCGGCACTACCTGGGCAGCGGTAGCGGGTAACTTAGAACAAAACCCTGATGGTACCGGCAACGGGCCTTCTACCCGGTGGGTAACTATTTTACCTTCTACGAACGCGGACGGGCAAACCAAATATTTTGTGGGAACCAGTACCGGTTTGTACGCCACCGCCAACCTGCAAGGCGCGCAAACTGTATGGCTGAAGGAAGGACAAACCACTATTGGCGATGTACCCGTAGATATGGTTTTATCGCGGGCAGTGGATAATTTAGTAGCGGTGGGTACGCATGGAAACGGGGTGTATACCGTAAACTACAATATCGATATTGAAAACCCTGCTTCGGCCGATCAGGTGGTAGTTAGAGCTTATCCTTCGCCTTTTTCCAGCACGAATCCGGTAAATATTGAATACACCATTCCCCAGGCAAGTAGAGTTACCATAAAAATTTACGATGTAGCTGGCCGGTTGGTAGCTACTTTGTTTGACGAAAGCAAACAACCGGGTAACAATGTAGTGCAATGGAATGGGCAATCGCCGGGCGGCGGCCGGGTGCACAGCGGTATTTACTTGTATACCGTTGCCACCGCTTCCGATTTACAATCGGGTAGAATATTGTATCTGGGTGAATAG
- the gldB gene encoding gliding motility lipoprotein GldB, with protein MRNQLVVLLALFFFVGCQKKSCEIDPKIAAIPVNLKIQRLERALYASKSKEDVQHFLQTNRLFTQKYLQTDPNRLDVNLVTSLYGLVTNPALAEFVAQTERIFGNLAPQQQQLVTAFQHMKYYYPQTQVPTIQTYISGLLGPDLIVSDSLIVLGLDYFVGKKGRYRPKQPNYILQRYEPANLIPTVVLQQSAKYNLTDVQDKRMMAQMIYYGKSYYFTERVLPCTPDSLIIGFTDQQIADVRYNEGKIWAHLVEKNLLFETNHFRTGKYLEERPTVPEIDENCPGRIGRWVGWQIVRKYMEENPEVTLPQLMAEKDAQKIFNSAHYKPKRRG; from the coding sequence ATGCGCAATCAATTAGTTGTTTTACTCGCTCTATTTTTTTTTGTTGGTTGTCAGAAAAAATCCTGCGAAATAGATCCCAAAATAGCCGCCATACCGGTAAATTTGAAAATACAACGGCTAGAAAGAGCTTTATACGCCAGTAAGTCAAAAGAAGATGTACAACATTTCTTACAGACTAACCGCTTATTCACCCAGAAATACCTGCAAACCGATCCTAACCGCTTGGATGTTAATTTAGTAACGTCATTATACGGTCTGGTTACTAATCCGGCTTTAGCTGAATTTGTAGCCCAAACAGAGCGAATTTTCGGCAACTTAGCGCCTCAGCAGCAGCAATTAGTGACCGCCTTCCAGCACATGAAGTATTATTACCCGCAAACCCAGGTACCAACGATTCAAACGTATATTTCCGGCTTATTGGGCCCTGACCTGATAGTTAGCGATAGCTTGATTGTGCTGGGCTTAGATTATTTCGTGGGTAAAAAAGGCAGATATCGGCCTAAACAACCTAATTATATTTTACAACGATACGAACCCGCCAACCTGATTCCCACGGTAGTCTTGCAGCAATCGGCCAAGTACAACCTAACTGATGTGCAGGATAAACGCATGATGGCCCAAATGATATATTACGGTAAATCGTACTATTTCACGGAACGCGTGCTGCCTTGTACCCCTGATTCTTTGATCATCGGGTTTACCGACCAGCAAATAGCCGATGTGCGGTACAACGAAGGCAAAATATGGGCGCACCTGGTAGAGAAAAATTTATTATTCGAAACGAACCATTTTAGAACGGGAAAGTACCTGGAAGAACGCCCCACAGTGCCGGAAATTGACGAAAACTGTCCGGGTCGGATTGGCCGCTGGGTGGGCTGGCAAATTGTGCGCAAATACATGGAAGAAAATCCGGAAGTTACCTTACCGCAATTAATGGCCGAAAAAGACGCTCAAAAGATTTTTAACAGCGCGCATTACAAACCCAAACGCCGGGGTTAA
- a CDS encoding HU family DNA-binding protein, whose amino-acid sequence MTKAEVISEIADKTGIEKTDVAATVEAFFKVVKDSMSNGNNIYVRGFGSFVNKKRAKKVARNISKNTAIIIDEHFIPSFKPSKSFVQKIKNSKKLNVATVS is encoded by the coding sequence GTGACTAAAGCAGAAGTAATATCAGAAATTGCAGACAAGACGGGTATTGAGAAAACGGATGTAGCGGCTACAGTTGAAGCGTTCTTCAAAGTAGTAAAGGATTCCATGTCTAATGGCAACAATATTTATGTGAGAGGTTTCGGTAGCTTTGTCAATAAAAAAAGAGCAAAGAAAGTAGCCCGTAACATTTCTAAAAATACGGCTATTATTATTGATGAGCACTTTATCCCTTCTTTCAAACCTTCGAAATCATTTGTTCAGAAAATAAAGAACAGCAAAAAGCTGAACGTAGCTACTGTTTCTTAA
- a CDS encoding tetratricopeptide repeat protein, translated as MQLKTLRPQILVITAALALIIGMFFLPRVIINKDKQGALSKAGAARDKGAAPAAGEESHEGHAHAPGEGHDAEEVAHVEATPQQLGELQLLRRQYDQEQNSGNRLKLATQLGEKYAAISKYDSAGYFYEQAANARPGETAYQKAADQYFEAFSFAATEDRSKVLGEKARSLYDKVLKNNPANLDAKTNIAMTYIASESPMQGITLLREVITADPNNEKALFNLGILSIQSTQYDKAVERFEKLVSINPKHVQGNFYLGVALAESGKKQEAEVALKKAKTLSDDPGFQTSVDNELSKLK; from the coding sequence TTGCAACTGAAAACGCTCCGACCTCAGATTTTAGTAATAACAGCCGCTTTGGCGCTGATTATCGGTATGTTTTTTCTGCCCCGTGTTATTATTAATAAAGACAAGCAAGGTGCCCTCTCGAAAGCCGGTGCTGCCCGCGACAAAGGGGCGGCACCAGCGGCCGGAGAAGAAAGCCACGAAGGTCATGCCCACGCTCCCGGCGAAGGTCATGATGCCGAAGAAGTAGCCCACGTAGAAGCTACTCCTCAACAACTCGGAGAGCTGCAACTGCTTCGGCGGCAATACGATCAAGAGCAAAATAGCGGTAACCGTTTAAAATTAGCTACGCAGTTGGGCGAAAAATACGCGGCTATCAGTAAGTACGATAGTGCCGGTTATTTTTACGAGCAGGCTGCCAACGCTCGTCCCGGCGAAACGGCTTACCAAAAAGCCGCCGATCAGTATTTTGAGGCCTTTAGTTTTGCGGCTACCGAAGACCGCTCAAAAGTTTTAGGCGAGAAAGCGCGTAGCTTGTACGACAAAGTTTTAAAAAACAACCCGGCTAACCTGGATGCGAAAACCAACATTGCCATGACCTACATTGCCAGTGAATCGCCGATGCAGGGGATTACGTTGTTGCGGGAAGTTATTACGGCCGATCCCAATAATGAAAAGGCATTGTTTAATTTAGGCATTCTTTCGATTCAATCTACGCAGTACGATAAAGCCGTAGAGCGCTTTGAAAAGCTGGTGAGTATTAATCCGAAACACGTACAAGGTAACTTTTACTTAGGCGTGGCCTTGGCGGAGTCTGGTAAAAAACAAGAAGCCGAAGTTGCTTTGAAAAAAGCAAAAACATTAAGCGATGATCCGGGATTTCAGACCTCGGTCGATAATGAATTAAGTAAATTAAAGTAA
- a CDS encoding carboxypeptidase-like regulatory domain-containing protein codes for MKKQLVLLFLFNFIACFFFTACTTKNDDPKPDKNAGANTVSGTVLDTHGQPMAGVKVRAENPTGANIYVDGTTGADGKYALPLSTVGGWKIYAWKEVAYKGKTYLLRMGMPDDRDYDAFTAGDKGVTKNFVWKLSGRIADRGADVRSGAGYFGGSLRFVNDNAVVPAMVAGTQVTITLAPTVGATYLDGTPAGAAGTIVKSFTITNDADQNYYLSDIPVTEYHISVTSARNNIQKQVYVGEKYSNLYEWLEFDFNPVGGSSGTYESGILTPTNTPFYLGQKN; via the coding sequence ATGAAAAAACAATTAGTCCTTCTTTTCCTGTTTAACTTTATAGCTTGCTTTTTCTTTACTGCCTGCACTACCAAAAACGACGACCCCAAACCAGATAAAAACGCGGGTGCCAATACCGTTAGCGGAACGGTACTGGATACACACGGCCAGCCTATGGCGGGGGTAAAAGTAAGAGCCGAAAACCCCACTGGGGCTAACATTTACGTAGATGGCACTACCGGTGCCGATGGAAAATATGCTTTGCCTTTATCTACCGTGGGCGGCTGGAAAATATACGCCTGGAAAGAAGTAGCCTACAAAGGCAAAACGTATCTTTTGCGGATGGGTATGCCAGACGACCGGGACTACGATGCTTTTACCGCCGGAGATAAAGGTGTAACCAAAAACTTTGTCTGGAAACTAAGCGGCCGCATTGCCGACCGGGGAGCGGATGTAAGAAGTGGGGCGGGGTATTTTGGCGGTTCGTTGCGTTTTGTAAACGATAATGCCGTAGTTCCGGCCATGGTAGCCGGCACCCAAGTAACCATTACCCTGGCTCCTACCGTTGGCGCCACATACCTCGATGGCACCCCGGCGGGCGCCGCCGGCACTATTGTTAAATCATTTACCATTACCAACGATGCAGACCAAAATTACTATTTAAGTGATATTCCGGTAACCGAATACCACATTTCCGTAACAAGTGCGCGCAACAATATTCAGAAACAAGTGTACGTCGGCGAAAAATACAGCAACCTGTACGAGTGGTTAGAATTTGATTTTAATCCGGTGGGTGGTTCGTCGGGCACTTACGAAAGTGGCATTTTAACGCCCACCAATACTCCGTTTTACTTAGGCCAAAAGAACTAA
- a CDS encoding single-stranded DNA-binding protein, whose translation MASVNKAILVGNLGKDPEVRHLEGGVAVARFPIATSETFKDKNGEKQERTEWHNIVVWRGLAEVAEKYLKKGQSVYIEGKIRTSNYQDKEGIQRYSTEIVADNMTMLGGRGDSGAGGNNQDAGNASAGNRNETPAPAFEGEPDDLPF comes from the coding sequence ATGGCAAGTGTTAATAAAGCAATTTTAGTGGGTAATCTGGGCAAAGATCCGGAAGTACGTCATTTAGAGGGCGGCGTAGCCGTAGCTCGGTTTCCGATTGCAACTTCCGAAACTTTTAAAGACAAAAACGGCGAAAAGCAGGAACGCACCGAGTGGCATAACATTGTAGTATGGCGGGGTTTGGCCGAAGTAGCCGAGAAATATTTAAAAAAAGGGCAATCCGTTTATATTGAGGGCAAGATCAGAACCAGTAATTACCAGGATAAAGAAGGCATTCAGCGGTATTCTACCGAAATAGTGGCCGATAATATGACGATGCTGGGCGGACGAGGTGATTCTGGCGCCGGCGGCAATAACCAAGATGCGGGTAATGCCTCCGCCGGTAACCGGAACGAAACGCCGGCACCTGCCTTTGAGGGCGAACCGGACGATCTACCCTTCTAA
- the mutY gene encoding A/G-specific adenine glycosylase, with the protein MLAPDPVAFANTLLTWYERHHRALPWRETRDPYAIWLSEIILQQTRVSQGLPYYLDFIAAYPTVQDLAAAPPDEVLRHWQGLGYYSRARNMHQTAKYITVECHGIFPNTYKGLLQLKGIGPYTAAAIASFAFKEKVAVVDGNVYRVLARVFGLAEDTASPTGKKAFQLLADSLISVDQPDTYNQAIMEFGAIQCTPNMPDCLFCPLQQGCYAFQHGLVQVLPHKTKAKASRTRYFHYLVFKHEQTYYLKKRTESDVWQGLYDFYLLPNDTEPALAIEIIKQELAGFHPPLDYTIIIEPHKTYKRILSHQKILAKFYLIPLKSRLSDEVLQNMGLAAYSYEEIEQLPKAVLISDYLQDAIKK; encoded by the coding sequence ATGCTAGCTCCTGATCCTGTTGCTTTTGCAAATACTTTGCTTACCTGGTACGAACGCCACCACCGGGCATTGCCCTGGCGCGAAACCCGGGATCCGTACGCGATCTGGCTATCCGAAATTATATTACAGCAAACCCGCGTAAGCCAGGGCTTGCCTTATTACCTGGATTTTATCGCTGCTTACCCTACCGTTCAGGATCTGGCCGCCGCTCCCCCCGACGAGGTATTGCGCCACTGGCAAGGCTTAGGTTATTACTCCCGCGCCCGCAACATGCACCAGACCGCTAAGTACATAACGGTAGAATGCCACGGAATATTTCCTAACACCTATAAAGGTTTGTTACAATTAAAAGGAATTGGGCCGTATACCGCCGCTGCTATTGCTTCTTTTGCCTTCAAAGAAAAAGTGGCGGTAGTAGATGGAAACGTCTACCGCGTATTGGCGCGGGTGTTTGGTTTAGCCGAAGATACCGCCAGCCCAACGGGTAAAAAGGCTTTTCAATTATTGGCCGATTCCTTGATTTCTGTTGATCAACCGGACACTTATAACCAGGCTATCATGGAATTTGGCGCTATTCAGTGTACCCCCAATATGCCCGATTGTTTGTTTTGTCCGTTGCAGCAAGGGTGCTATGCTTTTCAGCACGGGCTGGTACAAGTACTGCCCCACAAAACAAAAGCCAAAGCTAGCCGCACCCGGTATTTCCATTACCTGGTTTTTAAGCACGAGCAAACGTATTATTTAAAAAAACGTACCGAAAGCGATGTATGGCAAGGGCTTTATGACTTTTATTTGTTGCCTAATGACACCGAACCAGCATTAGCTATAGAAATAATAAAACAGGAATTAGCTGGCTTTCACCCACCCTTGGATTATACCATTATCATTGAACCCCACAAAACGTATAAGCGTATTTTAAGTCACCAGAAAATATTAGCTAAATTTTATCTTATTCCGCTTAAATCTCGTTTAAGTGATGAAGTATTGCAGAACATGGGTTTAGCTGCTTATTCTTACGAAGAAATTGAGCAATTACCTAAAGCTGTACTTATTAGTGACTATTTGCAGGATGCTATTAAAAAATAA
- the hemB gene encoding porphobilinogen synthase: MNLTRRPRRNRRTEVIRNLVQENNLTVHDFIYPIFVLEGANKKEEITSMPGIARYSTDRMLDEIAACVELGVKAFAPFPNIPESQKDRFATQSFNPEGLFPSFIREVKKNFPEVILVTDVAMDPYSSDGHDGIVDNGEILNDATLEILGKMALEQARAGADIIAPSDMMDGRIGFIREKLDQHGFQNVAIMSYTAKYAGAFYGPFRDALASAPKFGDKKTYQMNPANSREALLEAELDTVEGADYLMVKPALAYLDIIKLLRDNSHLPIAAYNVSGEYAMVKAAAQNGWIDGDKAMMECLLSMKRAGADIILTYFAKEAAQYLKKG, from the coding sequence ATGAACTTAACCAGACGTCCGCGCCGGAACCGGAGAACAGAAGTTATCCGGAACCTGGTTCAGGAAAATAACCTTACCGTTCACGATTTTATATATCCCATTTTTGTACTGGAAGGTGCCAATAAAAAAGAAGAAATAACTTCGATGCCCGGCATTGCCCGGTATTCTACCGACAGAATGCTCGACGAAATTGCGGCTTGCGTGGAGTTAGGGGTAAAAGCCTTTGCGCCTTTCCCCAACATTCCCGAAAGCCAAAAAGACCGGTTTGCTACTCAAAGCTTTAATCCCGAAGGTTTGTTTCCTTCGTTTATCCGGGAGGTAAAAAAGAATTTTCCGGAAGTTATTTTGGTTACTGATGTGGCCATGGATCCTTATTCTTCGGATGGTCACGACGGCATTGTAGACAACGGCGAAATCTTAAACGATGCTACTTTAGAGATTCTCGGTAAAATGGCTTTGGAACAAGCCCGGGCCGGTGCCGATATTATTGCGCCTTCCGACATGATGGATGGGCGGATAGGCTTTATCCGGGAAAAGCTAGACCAGCATGGGTTTCAGAATGTGGCTATTATGAGCTATACAGCTAAATACGCCGGTGCCTTCTACGGTCCCTTCCGCGATGCCCTGGCTTCAGCGCCCAAATTTGGGGATAAGAAAACCTACCAGATGAACCCAGCCAATAGCCGCGAAGCGTTACTGGAAGCTGAGCTGGATACGGTCGAGGGAGCCGATTACTTAATGGTAAAACCCGCCCTGGCTTACCTGGATATTATTAAGTTATTACGCGATAACTCGCATTTGCCTATTGCGGCTTATAACGTAAGCGGCGAATATGCCATGGTGAAAGCCGCTGCCCAAAACGGTTGGATTGATGGCGATAAAGCCATGATGGAATGTTTACTCAGCATGAAACGGGCCGGTGCCGATATTATTCTTACCTACTTTGCGAAAGAAGCTGCCCAATACTTAAAAAAGGGCTAA
- a CDS encoding Rne/Rng family ribonuclease, which translates to MSNELIINSTQDGERIALLQDKRLVEYHFERNDTNYTVGDIFLGTVKKVMPGLNAAFIDIGYEKDAFLHYHDLGVNFRSLSKFVKVAQTQKNATARLGQYKFEPEIDKLGKIGEVLKKGQQMLVQIVKEPISTKGPRLSCELSLAGRYLVLVPFSNTVSVSKKIVSKDERQRLKRLIMSIKPENFGVIIRTVAEGREVAELDKDLRSMVANWEEGFNVLRTAKERDKILGELGRSSSILRDILNESFDSIVVDNDRLYDEIKTYIEKIAPDKARILKNYSGRVKTFEQYGIEKQLKSLFGKTVSIPGGGYLVIEHTEALHVIDVNSGNKSNTETDQEATALNVNLTAAREVVRQMRLRDLGGIIVTDFIDMKSAENRQKVFDVVKEEMKRDRSKSTILPISKFGLMQITRQRVRPEQNIVTGEVCPTCNGTGKISASILVTDEIENTIDDLLVNQNQKNITLFVHPFLHAYYTKGLISKQLKWFFHYYKWISVMKDTSLGLTEYKVMDERNEEIEVHSSAVEVNSVQDKFEAVDEVA; encoded by the coding sequence GTGAGTAATGAATTAATTATCAATTCTACTCAGGATGGGGAACGAATCGCGCTTCTACAAGATAAAAGGTTGGTAGAATATCATTTTGAAAGAAATGATACCAATTACACCGTAGGAGATATTTTTCTGGGCACCGTTAAAAAAGTAATGCCCGGGCTAAATGCTGCTTTTATTGATATCGGATACGAGAAAGATGCTTTTCTCCACTACCACGATTTGGGAGTTAACTTCCGGTCGTTGAGTAAATTCGTGAAAGTAGCGCAGACGCAAAAAAATGCTACGGCCCGGTTGGGCCAGTATAAGTTTGAACCAGAAATTGATAAGCTCGGTAAAATCGGCGAAGTGCTGAAAAAAGGGCAGCAAATGCTGGTGCAAATTGTAAAAGAACCTATTTCCACTAAAGGCCCGCGGCTCTCCTGTGAGTTGTCGCTGGCGGGCAGGTATCTGGTGTTGGTTCCGTTTTCGAATACGGTAAGCGTATCTAAGAAAATAGTGAGCAAAGACGAACGCCAGCGCCTGAAAAGGCTGATTATGTCCATTAAGCCCGAAAACTTCGGGGTTATTATCCGGACAGTAGCCGAAGGCCGTGAAGTAGCAGAACTCGATAAAGATTTGCGCAGCATGGTGGCCAATTGGGAAGAAGGTTTTAACGTACTGCGTACAGCCAAAGAGCGCGATAAAATTCTCGGCGAACTAGGAAGATCGTCGTCCATCCTGCGGGATATTTTAAACGAAAGTTTCGACAGCATTGTGGTAGATAATGACCGGCTGTACGATGAAATTAAGACGTATATTGAGAAAATTGCGCCGGACAAAGCCCGGATTTTAAAAAATTATTCGGGCCGCGTAAAAACGTTTGAACAATACGGCATTGAGAAGCAGTTGAAATCGCTGTTTGGAAAAACCGTTAGCATACCGGGTGGGGGTTACCTCGTAATCGAACACACCGAAGCCCTCCACGTAATCGACGTGAATAGTGGTAATAAATCAAACACCGAAACCGATCAGGAAGCTACGGCCTTGAACGTAAACCTGACGGCCGCCCGCGAAGTAGTGCGGCAAATGCGGCTCCGGGATTTAGGCGGGATTATCGTTACGGATTTTATCGATATGAAATCGGCCGAGAACCGCCAGAAAGTGTTTGATGTAGTAAAAGAAGAGATGAAAAGGGATCGGTCTAAATCCACGATTCTACCCATCTCTAAATTTGGGTTAATGCAGATTACCCGCCAGCGCGTACGGCCGGAGCAAAACATTGTAACCGGCGAAGTTTGTCCGACTTGTAACGGCACTGGTAAAATATCGGCCAGCATTTTGGTTACCGACGAAATCGAAAATACCATTGACGATTTACTGGTTAACCAAAATCAGAAGAACATTACGCTTTTTGTGCATCCGTTTTTACACGCGTATTACACCAAAGGTTTAATTTCAAAACAGCTGAAGTGGTTTTTCCATTACTATAAATGGATAAGCGTTATGAAAGATACTTCGCTGGGCCTAACGGAATACAAGGTAATGGACGAACGTAACGAAGAAATTGAAGTACACTCTAGTGCGGTAGAAGTAAACAGTGTACAAGATAAATTTGAAGCCGTAGATGAAGTAGCTTAA
- a CDS encoding porin family protein → MKKIFILSFLLAFTSIAFAQELELGIKITPSIAGSRIIAPSEVNFEKEGANFRFGFGVIADLYFTDNAAFSTGLSFTGKGGTVSYPTSLITPGSTNGRITDEISLQYLEIPLTVKLFTNEVATDMRVYFQTGFSLNPRMGAKVNGEKLDQTNNNEKYSKRFNVLDADVILGTGLEYQVGETTKLFGGLSYHRGLVSIDDYYESKNDKIELRNNVISLDLGVKF, encoded by the coding sequence ATGAAAAAAATCTTTATTCTTTCGTTCTTATTAGCGTTCACTTCCATTGCATTTGCTCAAGAATTAGAACTTGGTATTAAAATTACTCCTTCTATTGCGGGTAGTCGTATTATTGCACCTTCCGAGGTGAATTTTGAAAAAGAAGGCGCTAATTTCCGGTTCGGATTTGGTGTAATTGCGGATTTATATTTTACCGATAACGCGGCTTTTTCCACCGGTTTATCTTTTACTGGCAAAGGCGGTACGGTTTCATATCCTACTTCCTTAATTACACCAGGATCTACTAATGGCCGCATCACAGACGAAATTTCGTTGCAGTATTTAGAAATCCCCTTAACGGTAAAATTATTTACGAACGAAGTAGCCACCGATATGCGTGTCTATTTCCAAACTGGTTTTTCGTTGAATCCACGCATGGGAGCCAAGGTAAATGGTGAAAAGTTAGATCAAACCAACAATAACGAAAAATATTCTAAACGATTTAACGTGTTGGATGCCGATGTTATTTTAGGAACCGGCCTCGAATACCAGGTTGGTGAAACTACTAAATTGTTCGGTGGTTTATCGTATCACCGTGGTTTGGTAAGCATCGACGATTATTACGAAAGTAAAAATGATAAAATAGAACTTCGGAATAATGTTATTTCACTGGACTTAGGTGTTAAATTTTAA